The region GTCGACGCGGAACGCGAAGCGACCGGCCAGCAGGCCACACCGGCCGGCGTGCTGCGCATCAGCATGCCGACACCTTACGGCCACTATCGTGTGCTGCCGCTGCTGCCGGCGTTTCGCGAGCGATATCCGGACGTACGCGTCGAAACGCACCTGAGCAATCGCAACATCGACTTCGCGGAAGAGGGCTTCGACCTCGCGATCCGCGGCCGTGCGCCTGCGGATTCGGGCCTGATCGCGCGCAAGCTCGAAGACGCCGAACTCGTAGTCGTTGCGACGCCCGGCTATCTGAAGCGGGCCGGCGTGCCACGCGCCGTCGACGATCTGCACGCGCACGAATGCATCCAGTTCGAGCTGCCGAGCAGCGGCCGGCCGATCCCTTGGCTGTTCAGCGACGGGGCCGCCGAGATCGACGTCATGACGACCGGCGGCTATGGCACGTCGGGCGACGTCCTCGCCGGCGTCACGCTCGCGCGCAGCGGCGCGGGCCTGTTCCAGACCTATCGATTCATTGTCGAGCGCGATCTGCGGGACGGCGTGCTCACGGAAGTATTGTCCGACCATGGCGGCCGGTCGAGACCGTTCATGCTGCTGTATCCGCATGCGCGCTTTCTGTCGTCGCGCGTGCGCGTGTTCGTCGATTTCCTCATCGAACGGCTGGAGCAGGCGCCGGCGCAGCGCGCGCGCTAGCTCGCACATTCGGGCAAGCCGGCAGCGGCGCAGGGGAAAGGTGAGGGCGGGCGACTCGGGTACCGGCGCCCGCCCATGTTCGCCACGCGTCGTTCAGTGCCCGGCGCTCTGGCCGCCGTCCACGTGCAGGATCTCGCCGGTGACGAACGGCGCCGAATCGAGATACAGGATCGCGCCGACGATGTCGCTCATCTCGCCCATCCGGCCCACCGGATGCAGCGACGCGAGCGTCGCGTGCGTGTCGGGCGCGTGCATCGGCGACTTGATGATGCCGGGCGACACGGCGTTCACACGAATTCCCGCCTTCGCATACTCGATCGCGAGCGACTTCGTCGCCGCATTGAGCCCGCCTTTCGTCAGCGACGCGAGCACCGACGGCACGCTGCTGTTCGCGTGATCGACGAGGCTCGTCGTGATGCTGACCACGTGTCCGCCGCCGGTGCGCTGCATCGCGGCAATGGCCTGCTGCGTGACGTGAAAGAAGCCGTCCAGGTTCACGCGCGTGACGGCCGCATAGTCGTCCGCGGTGTACTGCGTGAATGGTTTCGCGATGAAAATGCCCGCGTTGTTGACGAGCGTGTCGACACGGCCGAAGCGCTGGAGCGCGGTGTCGACCACGCGCCGGGCGACGGCCGGATCGCCGATGTCGCCCGCGACGGTGACGAGATCCGGATCGTCCGACGGTCCGATCGAACGTGACACCGCGACGATCCGATGGCCGTGCGCGCGAAATGCGCTGACCGTTTCCGCGCCGATGCCTTGGGATGCGCCGGTAACGATGATGACTTTGGAAGTGCTCATGACATGCCTCGACAGGTGAATGGTTTTCGGCTTTCAGTGCCGCCCGGATCGATGGATCCGATGGACGAGACTCTAGGCGCGTCGCGCCGGAGTTCGAACACCCACCGTGGACCAACACTCTTGCGTCGCGGGAACAAATCGGGGAAGCGACGGAATGGCGGTGGCGGTACTGCGCTTGTGGAAACTGGATAACGGCGCCGCGCATGAGGTCGGCGAGCGGGTTCGAGGCATGCGCTGAATCGCGCAGAATCGGGCGGTTTATCGTCCCGGAACGCAGGCGCGCCGCGCTGGTTGTCGCGGTCTTGGATCGAGCATTTTCGATGTTTATCAATGTTATCTGGATAACTTTTCTTATCACAATAGACTCGTTCTACATACAAACTCGGAAGTATGAAAACGCGCCGACCTGACATTCCCGCGCAGAACGGACAGGGTCGTGACCGCATGCATGTGCGCTGGCGGCGCGTTCCTTCACGCCGAACGTGGTCAACACCCGCACAATCCAGCCCATACGAGGAGAGACGTCCCGACGGTGCTCGCCCGGATTCGCGCAGATGTCGGCGAGGGGGTACCTGGGACCGGCGCGCCCGTTCCTCGAACCACCAATGGTCGCTGCCGTCGACTCGAATCAGTTCACCGAGGCACCGCCCGGCGCGCTCGTGGCTGATAGATCTTGGGCGGTCGTTGCCGACGCGGAATCCATAACTCGGCCTCCGTCATTGACTTCCTCACCGTCTCCTTGGCCAGCCGAATGCCGTGGCACTCCCAGAGCTTCTCGCACGCCGGCGTCGGCCCGAAATCGGCGTAGCGCTCGCGGATCAATGCCAGCGCCCGCTGCGCCTTTCCAGCCGGCAACTGATGATTGCTCGGGCGCCCACGCTTGCCTGACACCAATCCGGCCACGCCGGCCGCGCGATAGCGCAATACCAGACGCTCAATCTGCCGCACGCTCAACTTCAGCCGTTCGGCCGCCTGCCCAGGCTTGAGCCGACACTCGGCTACAGCCTCGATGACCTTCAGCCGATCCACTTCACGCATCGTCATGGTGATCGTCCCAGTCGCGTTCATCGCCGGCGCTCCCAAGGGTGCAGGCGATCAACCTACAGGCCAAAACACGACATTTTTATTTAGCGGAAAGGGGGTGCGGCGGAATTCTTGGACTGGTTTATGTGGTCAGCCCGAGGCTTGCTCGGTATTCGATCGGACTGCGTGCACCAAGCGAGATCTTGATCCGTTTCTCGTTGTACCAGCGAATGTACGAGTCAACGACCGCAATGAATTGGTCGGTGCTGACGGTCTGCCAGTCTCGAGGGTAAAACAGTTCCGTCTTCAGCCGTCCAAAGAAACCTTCGCACGCCGCGTTATCGGGCGAGCACCCCTTGCGCGACATTGAGCGCGTCAGATTGGCCTTGCGTATCCGAGTAAGCCAACCTGGCCAGCGATAGTGCGCGCCGCGATCTGAATGGACCACAGGCCGGCTGTTGCTACTTCCAATTGCTTCGATGGCGGCATCGAGCATCGTATTTACAAGCTCGGCGTCGGGGCGCGTACCGATCGACCAGCTGATCACCAGTCCATCGAAGCAATCAATGACCGGAGACAGATAGACTTTACCGGCAGGAATCTGGAACTCCGTGATGTCTGTGAGCCATTTTTCATTCGGTGCTGCGGCCCGGAAATCCCGATTGATCAGGTTTTCTGGAGCCGGACCTATTTCCCCGGCATAGGA is a window of Burkholderia latens DNA encoding:
- a CDS encoding LysR family transcriptional regulator; translated protein: MQRKFDDLLLGSIELFCLAAELGSFTLAANAASVTPAAVSRSVARLEERLGVRLFVRTTRQIRLTDSGRRYFEQCRDALAQLVDAEREATGQQATPAGVLRISMPTPYGHYRVLPLLPAFRERYPDVRVETHLSNRNIDFAEEGFDLAIRGRAPADSGLIARKLEDAELVVVATPGYLKRAGVPRAVDDLHAHECIQFELPSSGRPIPWLFSDGAAEIDVMTTGGYGTSGDVLAGVTLARSGAGLFQTYRFIVERDLRDGVLTEVLSDHGGRSRPFMLLYPHARFLSSRVRVFVDFLIERLEQAPAQRAR
- a CDS encoding SDR family NAD(P)-dependent oxidoreductase; protein product: MSTSKVIIVTGASQGIGAETVSAFRAHGHRIVAVSRSIGPSDDPDLVTVAGDIGDPAVARRVVDTALQRFGRVDTLVNNAGIFIAKPFTQYTADDYAAVTRVNLDGFFHVTQQAIAAMQRTGGGHVVSITTSLVDHANSSVPSVLASLTKGGLNAATKSLAIEYAKAGIRVNAVSPGIIKSPMHAPDTHATLASLHPVGRMGEMSDIVGAILYLDSAPFVTGEILHVDGGQSAGH